The Bradyrhizobium sp. WBAH42 genome includes a window with the following:
- a CDS encoding outer membrane beta-barrel protein yields the protein MGSSPGRGRSTVALFLRAALPCLALTTLASGPAAAQSLTPDLFNPNRGGFASPDTLPTRRTAGVLQAPSDALPKLPDPNADPRQRPQTPASSRVGQVPTYGLPAATGASGSGYDSLNRKRQQPKLYPGQPKPKRAGPGSPPPPATTPVTTLGPPRIAPPPSETAHKVPVPAAMAGNAPGQPLRRRLRADDDPFGAVGDYAGSFLIKGGLELSAGYDSNPTRLNKPVGSPAYVVAPDLLVVSDWERHALVADLRGSFSGYTNDMPATINGFASPSPVEANRPDFNGHVDGRLDVTRDFKLTSQLRLRLATDNPGSPNVQAGLQKYPVYAAYGTTLGFDQTFNRFQVAAGATIDRTAYTDSKLTDGSTFSNDDRNFNQYGGVGRFSYDLKPGLKPFVEVQGDRRVHDQAADRNGYLRDSNGGYAKVGSSFEFSRILTGEISVGYSARSYTDPRLSQLSGFLTTGSLIWSASGLTTVKFFTDTQISETTVPGSSGVLVRTYSAEVDHDFRRWLTAVGKFTYGTLDYQGQNRNDKTYSLESSLIYKLNRNIWVRGTLRHDILDSNQPGSSSQGTVVMLGVRLQN from the coding sequence GTGGGGTCGTCTCCAGGCAGGGGCCGGAGCACTGTCGCGCTTTTCCTGCGCGCCGCTTTGCCGTGCCTCGCGCTGACCACCCTCGCAAGCGGCCCGGCGGCCGCCCAGAGCCTGACGCCCGACCTGTTCAATCCCAACCGCGGCGGCTTCGCCTCGCCCGATACACTGCCGACCCGCCGCACCGCCGGCGTTCTGCAGGCGCCCTCCGACGCGTTGCCGAAACTGCCCGATCCCAATGCCGACCCGCGTCAGCGCCCGCAGACGCCGGCGAGCTCGCGTGTCGGTCAGGTCCCGACCTATGGCCTGCCCGCTGCCACCGGCGCGAGCGGCTCCGGCTACGATTCGCTCAACCGCAAGCGGCAGCAGCCCAAGCTCTATCCGGGCCAGCCGAAGCCGAAGCGCGCCGGTCCCGGTTCGCCGCCGCCACCCGCAACAACGCCGGTCACGACGCTCGGCCCACCGCGCATCGCGCCGCCGCCGTCCGAGACCGCGCACAAGGTGCCGGTGCCGGCAGCGATGGCGGGCAACGCGCCCGGCCAGCCGCTGCGCCGCCGTCTCAGGGCCGATGACGATCCGTTCGGCGCGGTCGGCGATTATGCCGGCAGCTTCCTGATCAAGGGCGGGCTCGAGCTCTCCGCCGGCTACGACAGCAATCCGACGCGCCTCAACAAGCCGGTCGGCTCGCCCGCCTATGTGGTCGCGCCCGATCTGCTCGTGGTGTCCGATTGGGAGCGCCACGCGCTGGTCGCCGATCTGCGCGGCTCGTTCTCGGGCTACACCAACGACATGCCGGCGACGATCAACGGCTTCGCCTCGCCGTCGCCGGTTGAGGCCAACCGTCCCGATTTCAACGGCCATGTCGACGGCCGGCTCGACGTCACCCGCGATTTCAAGCTGACCTCGCAGCTGCGCCTGCGGCTCGCCACCGACAATCCCGGCAGCCCCAACGTGCAGGCCGGCCTGCAGAAATATCCTGTCTACGCTGCTTACGGCACGACGCTCGGCTTCGACCAGACCTTCAACCGCTTCCAGGTCGCCGCCGGTGCCACCATCGATCGCACCGCCTACACCGATTCCAAGCTCACTGACGGTTCGACCTTCAGCAACGACGACCGCAACTTCAACCAGTACGGCGGCGTCGGCCGCTTCTCCTACGACCTCAAGCCCGGCCTGAAACCCTTCGTCGAGGTCCAGGGCGACAGGCGCGTCCACGACCAGGCCGCCGACCGCAACGGCTATCTGCGCGATTCGAACGGCGGCTATGCCAAGGTCGGCTCGTCGTTCGAGTTCTCGCGCATCCTCACCGGCGAGATCTCGGTCGGCTATTCCGCGCGCAGCTACACCGACCCGCGCCTCAGCCAGCTCTCGGGCTTCCTCACCACGGGCTCCCTGATCTGGAGCGCGAGCGGCCTCACCACGGTGAAGTTCTTCACCGACACGCAGATCTCGGAGACCACGGTCCCCGGCTCCTCCGGCGTCTTGGTGCGCACTTACTCAGCCGAAGTCGACCACGACTTCCGCCGCTGGCTCACCGCGGTCGGCAAGTTCACCTACGGCACGCTCGACTACCAGGGCCAGAACCGCAACGACAAGACCTACTCGCTCGAAAGCAGCCTGATCTACAAGCTCAACCGCAACATCTGGGTGAGGGGCACGCTGCGCCACGACATCCTGGATTCGAACCAGCCGGGATCGAGCTCGCAGGGGACGGTGGTGATGCTGGGGGTGAGGTTGCAGAATTAG
- a CDS encoding glutamate synthase subunit beta — protein MGKITGFLEIERHDRKYSPVAERVKHYKEFVVPLSEKEVRDQAARCMNCGIPYCHGTGSVAPGTPGCPVNNQIPDWNDLVYQGNWEEASRNLHSTNNFPEFTGRICPAPCEASCTLNIDDNPVTIKTIECAIVDRAWDNGWLKPEVAAEKTGKKVAVIGSGPAGMACAQQLARAGHDVHLYEKYAKAGGLLRYGIPDFKMEKGVIDRRVKQMEAEGVTFHYNSHVGAEGNVDPRELLNEYDAVALTGGAEAPRDLPIPGRELAGIHYAMDFLPQQNRRVSEEPLGGVQEILAGGRHVVVIGGGDTGSDCIGTSLRQGALSVTQLEIMPAPPERENKGLTWPNWPLKMRTSSSQAEGAVREYAVLTQKFSGENGEVKKLHCVRVDDKFKPVAGTEFELDAELVLLAMGFVHPVHEGLLKLLAVDLDPRGNVKANTLDYQTSRPNVFTAGDMRRGQSLVVWAIREGRLCARSIDTFLMGKTDLPR, from the coding sequence ATGGGCAAGATCACGGGTTTTCTGGAAATCGAACGGCACGACCGCAAGTACAGCCCGGTCGCCGAGCGCGTGAAGCATTACAAGGAATTCGTCGTTCCGCTCTCCGAGAAGGAGGTGCGCGACCAGGCCGCGCGCTGCATGAACTGCGGCATTCCCTATTGCCACGGCACCGGCTCGGTCGCGCCGGGCACGCCGGGCTGCCCGGTCAACAACCAGATTCCCGACTGGAACGATCTCGTCTACCAGGGCAATTGGGAAGAGGCCTCGCGCAACCTGCACTCGACCAACAATTTCCCGGAGTTCACGGGCCGCATTTGTCCGGCGCCGTGCGAAGCCTCCTGCACGCTCAACATCGACGACAACCCCGTCACCATCAAGACCATCGAATGCGCGATCGTCGACCGCGCCTGGGACAATGGCTGGCTGAAGCCTGAAGTGGCCGCGGAGAAGACCGGCAAGAAGGTCGCGGTGATCGGCTCGGGTCCGGCCGGCATGGCGTGCGCGCAGCAGCTGGCGCGCGCCGGCCACGACGTCCACCTCTACGAGAAGTACGCCAAGGCCGGCGGCCTGCTGCGCTACGGCATCCCCGACTTCAAGATGGAGAAGGGTGTCATCGACCGCCGCGTCAAGCAGATGGAAGCCGAAGGCGTCACCTTCCATTACAACAGCCATGTCGGCGCTGAAGGCAATGTCGATCCGCGCGAGCTGCTCAACGAGTACGACGCGGTCGCGCTGACCGGCGGCGCGGAGGCTCCGCGCGACCTGCCGATCCCCGGCCGCGAGCTCGCCGGCATCCACTACGCCATGGACTTCCTGCCGCAGCAGAACCGCCGCGTCTCCGAGGAGCCGCTCGGCGGCGTCCAGGAGATTTTGGCGGGCGGCAGGCACGTCGTCGTCATCGGCGGCGGCGACACCGGTTCGGACTGCATCGGCACCTCGCTGCGCCAGGGCGCGCTCTCGGTGACCCAGCTCGAGATCATGCCCGCTCCCCCTGAGCGCGAGAACAAGGGCCTGACCTGGCCGAACTGGCCGCTGAAGATGCGGACGTCCTCAAGCCAGGCCGAAGGAGCGGTGCGCGAATACGCCGTGCTGACCCAGAAATTCTCGGGCGAGAACGGCGAGGTCAAGAAGCTGCACTGCGTGCGCGTCGACGACAAGTTCAAGCCGGTCGCCGGCACCGAGTTCGAGCTCGACGCCGAGCTCGTCCTGCTCGCAATGGGCTTCGTCCACCCCGTGCACGAGGGCCTCTTGAAGCTGCTCGCGGTCGACCTCGACCCGCGCGGCAACGTCAAGGCCAACACGCTGGACTACCAGACCTCGCGCCCCAACGTGTTCACCGCCGGCGACATGCGCCGCGGCCAGTCGCTGGTGGTCTGGGCGATCCGCGAGGGCCGGCTGTGCGCGCGGTCGATCGATACGTTTTTGATGGGGAAGACGGATCTGCCGCGCTGA
- the gltB gene encoding glutamate synthase large subunit: protein MNGSQFERANIVAEELSATVASKTTDPITSPIQEHNSRPQAEGLYDPSLEKDSCGVGFIANIKGKKSHEIVSDALSILCNLEHRGAVGADPRAGDGAGILVQIPHAFFSRKAGELGFTLPQPGEYAIGALFMPRDTAWRNVIKSIIADQIKEEGLTLLGWRDVPTDNSSLGVTVKPTEPACMQVFIGRNGTAKTEDEFERRLYILRKSISQAIYQRRDRGLAGYYPCSMSCRTVIYKGMFLADQLGKYYPDLHEKDFESALALVHQRFSTNTFPAWSLAHPYRMIAHNGEINTLRGNVNWMAARQASVSSELYGKDINRLWPISYEGQSDTACFDNALEFLVQGGYSLPHAVMMMIPEAWAGNPLMDEKRRAFYEYHAALMEPWDGPAAIAFTDGRQIGATLDRNGLRPARYLVTKDDRIVMASEMGVLTIPEDQIITKWRLQPGKMLLVDLEQGRLIPDDEIKAELAKSHPYKEWLERTQIVLEELPKVPTTGVRSNLSLLDRQQAFGYSQEDITILMTPMAATGEEAAGSMGNDTPISALSDKAKPLFTYFKQNFAQVTNPPIDPIREELVMSLVSIIGPRPNLFDLQGMATTKRLEVRQPILTDADLEKIRSISEVAESHFKSRTLDTTFHAGLGAAGMDQVLDELCARAESAVREGVNIIILSDRMAGTDRVPIPALLACAAVHHHLIRVGLRTSVGLVVESGEPREVHHFACLAGYGAEAINPYLAFETIIAMKDRLPGSLDDYEIVKRYIKSIGKGLLKVMSKMGISTYQSYCGAQIFDAVGLKADFVSKFFAGTHTRVEGVGLAEIAEEAVRRHADAFGEAQVYKTALDVGGEYAYRSRGEDHAWTAESVSLLQHAARGNSQERYRAFAKILNEQSERLLTLRGLFRIKSAEEEKRKPVPLDQVEPAKDIVKRFATGAMSFGSISREAHTTLAIAMNRIGGKSNTGEGGEEADRFKPMPNGDSMRSAIKQVASGRFGVTTEYLVNSDMMQIKMAQGAKPGEGGQLPGHKVDATIARVRHSTPGVGLISPPPHHDIYSIEDLAQLIYDLKNVNPTGDVSVKLVSEIGVGTVAAGVAKARADHVTIAGFEGGTGASPLTSIKHAGSPWEIGLAETHQTLVRERLRSRIVVQVDGGFRTGRDVVIGALLGADEFGFATAPLIAAGCIMMRKCHLNTCPVGVATQDPVLRKRFTGQPEHVINYFFFVAEEVREIMASLGFRTFNEMVGQVQLLDQTKLVAHWKAKGLDFSKLFVKQKEEKGQKIYHSERQNHHLEAVLDRSLIEQATPALDRGAPVKIEAAINSTNRSAGAMLSGAVAKIYGHAGLPHDTIHVSLKGTAGQAFGAWLAHGVTFELEGEGNDYVGKGLSGGKIIVKPPRNSAIVPEESIIVGNTVMYGAIEGECYFRGIAGERFAVRNSGAVAVVEGAGDHCCEYMTGGIVVVLGKTGRNFAAGMSGGIAYVLDEAGDFDKLCNLSMVELEPVLSEELINAGTYNHAGDLEAHGRVDVFKNLLASDVERLHVLISRHAKATGSKRAAEILANWKDWLPKFRKVMPVEYRRALREMAANADAEPKIAIGA, encoded by the coding sequence ATGAACGGGTCGCAATTCGAGCGCGCAAACATCGTGGCAGAAGAGCTGTCGGCGACGGTCGCCTCGAAAACGACCGATCCGATCACCTCACCGATTCAAGAGCACAATTCGCGCCCCCAAGCCGAAGGCCTGTATGATCCGAGCCTGGAGAAGGATTCTTGCGGCGTCGGCTTCATCGCCAACATCAAGGGCAAGAAGTCGCACGAGATCGTCTCGGACGCGCTGAGCATCCTCTGCAACCTCGAGCATCGCGGCGCCGTCGGCGCCGACCCGCGCGCCGGTGACGGCGCCGGCATTCTGGTGCAGATCCCGCACGCCTTCTTCAGCCGCAAGGCTGGGGAGCTCGGCTTCACGCTGCCGCAGCCCGGCGAATACGCCATCGGCGCGCTGTTCATGCCGCGCGACACCGCCTGGCGCAACGTCATCAAGAGCATCATCGCCGACCAGATCAAGGAAGAGGGCCTCACCCTGCTCGGCTGGCGCGACGTGCCGACCGACAATTCCTCGCTCGGCGTCACCGTGAAGCCGACCGAGCCCGCCTGCATGCAAGTGTTCATCGGCCGCAACGGCACCGCCAAGACCGAGGACGAGTTCGAGCGCCGGCTCTACATCCTGCGCAAGTCGATCTCGCAGGCGATCTACCAGCGCCGCGACCGCGGCCTCGCCGGCTATTACCCGTGCTCGATGTCCTGCCGCACCGTGATCTACAAGGGCATGTTCCTCGCCGACCAGCTCGGCAAGTACTATCCCGATCTGCACGAAAAGGATTTCGAGAGCGCGCTGGCGCTGGTGCATCAGCGCTTCTCGACCAACACCTTCCCGGCGTGGTCGCTGGCGCATCCCTACCGCATGATCGCGCATAACGGCGAGATCAACACGCTGCGCGGCAACGTCAACTGGATGGCGGCGCGCCAGGCCTCGGTGAGCTCCGAGCTCTACGGCAAGGACATCAACCGGCTGTGGCCGATCTCCTACGAGGGACAGTCGGACACCGCCTGCTTCGACAACGCGCTCGAATTCCTGGTGCAGGGCGGCTACTCGCTGCCGCATGCCGTGATGATGATGATTCCGGAGGCGTGGGCCGGCAATCCCTTGATGGATGAGAAGCGCCGCGCCTTCTACGAATATCATGCCGCGCTGATGGAGCCGTGGGACGGCCCCGCCGCGATCGCCTTCACCGACGGCCGTCAGATCGGCGCCACGCTCGACCGCAACGGCCTCAGGCCCGCGCGCTATCTCGTCACCAAGGACGATCGCATCGTCATGGCGTCCGAGATGGGCGTGCTGACGATCCCCGAGGACCAGATCATCACCAAGTGGCGGCTGCAGCCCGGCAAGATGCTGCTGGTCGACCTCGAGCAGGGCCGCCTGATCCCGGACGACGAGATCAAGGCCGAGCTCGCCAAGAGCCATCCCTACAAGGAGTGGCTGGAGCGGACCCAGATCGTGCTGGAAGAGCTGCCGAAGGTGCCGACCACCGGCGTGCGCTCGAACCTGTCGCTGCTCGATCGCCAGCAGGCATTCGGCTACAGCCAGGAAGACATCACCATCCTGATGACGCCGATGGCGGCCACCGGCGAGGAAGCCGCGGGCTCGATGGGCAACGACACGCCGATCTCGGCGCTGTCGGACAAGGCCAAGCCGCTGTTCACCTACTTCAAGCAGAACTTCGCGCAGGTCACCAACCCGCCGATCGACCCGATCCGCGAGGAGCTGGTGATGAGCCTCGTCTCGATCATCGGGCCGCGGCCGAACCTGTTCGACCTGCAGGGTATGGCCACCACCAAGCGCCTCGAAGTGCGCCAGCCGATCCTGACCGACGCAGACCTGGAAAAGATCCGCTCGATCTCGGAGGTGGCGGAGTCGCACTTCAAGTCGCGCACGCTGGACACCACCTTCCACGCCGGTCTCGGCGCGGCCGGCATGGACCAGGTGCTCGACGAGCTCTGCGCGCGCGCCGAAAGCGCGGTGCGCGAGGGAGTTAACATCATCATCCTGTCCGACCGCATGGCGGGCACCGACCGGGTGCCGATCCCGGCACTGCTCGCCTGCGCCGCCGTGCATCATCACCTAATCCGCGTCGGACTGCGCACCTCGGTGGGCCTCGTCGTCGAATCCGGCGAGCCGCGCGAAGTGCATCACTTCGCCTGCCTTGCCGGCTACGGTGCCGAAGCGATCAATCCGTACCTGGCGTTCGAAACCATCATCGCGATGAAGGACCGCCTGCCCGGCTCGCTCGACGACTATGAGATCGTCAAGCGCTACATCAAGTCGATCGGCAAGGGCCTTTTGAAGGTGATGTCCAAGATGGGCATCTCGACCTACCAATCCTATTGCGGCGCGCAGATCTTCGACGCCGTCGGCCTCAAGGCCGACTTCGTGTCGAAGTTCTTCGCCGGCACGCATACCCGCGTCGAAGGCGTCGGCCTCGCCGAGATCGCCGAGGAAGCCGTGCGCCGTCATGCCGACGCGTTCGGTGAGGCGCAGGTCTACAAGACCGCGCTCGACGTCGGCGGCGAATATGCCTATCGCAGCCGTGGCGAAGACCATGCCTGGACCGCGGAGTCGGTGTCGCTGCTGCAGCACGCCGCGCGCGGCAATTCGCAGGAGCGCTACCGCGCCTTCGCCAAGATCCTGAACGAGCAGTCGGAGCGCCTGCTGACGCTGCGCGGCCTGTTCCGGATCAAGAGCGCGGAGGAGGAGAAGCGCAAGCCTGTACCGCTCGACCAGGTCGAGCCGGCCAAGGACATCGTCAAGCGCTTCGCCACGGGTGCGATGAGCTTCGGCTCGATCTCGCGCGAGGCGCACACCACGCTCGCGATCGCAATGAACCGGATCGGCGGCAAGTCGAACACCGGCGAAGGCGGCGAGGAAGCCGACCGCTTCAAGCCGATGCCGAACGGCGATTCCATGCGCTCGGCGATCAAGCAGGTCGCCTCGGGCCGGTTCGGCGTCACCACGGAGTATCTCGTCAACTCCGACATGATGCAGATCAAGATGGCGCAGGGTGCCAAGCCCGGCGAAGGCGGCCAGCTGCCCGGCCACAAGGTCGATGCCACCATCGCCAGGGTGCGACACTCGACGCCGGGCGTTGGCCTGATCTCGCCGCCGCCGCACCACGACATCTACTCGATCGAGGACCTGGCGCAGCTCATCTACGACCTCAAGAATGTCAACCCGACGGGCGACGTTTCGGTCAAGCTGGTCTCCGAGATCGGCGTCGGCACGGTCGCCGCGGGTGTCGCCAAGGCGCGCGCCGACCATGTCACCATCGCGGGCTTCGAGGGCGGCACTGGCGCTTCGCCGCTGACCTCGATCAAGCATGCCGGATCGCCGTGGGAAATCGGGCTCGCCGAAACCCACCAGACCCTGGTGCGCGAGCGGCTGCGCAGCCGCATCGTGGTCCAGGTCGACGGCGGCTTCCGCACCGGCCGTGACGTCGTGATCGGCGCGCTGCTGGGCGCCGACGAGTTCGGCTTCGCCACCGCGCCGCTGATTGCGGCCGGCTGCATCATGATGCGCAAGTGCCACCTCAACACCTGCCCGGTCGGCGTCGCGACCCAGGATCCGGTGCTGCGCAAGCGCTTCACCGGCCAACCCGAGCACGTGATCAACTACTTCTTCTTCGTCGCCGAAGAAGTCCGCGAGATCATGGCGAGCCTCGGCTTCCGCACCTTCAACGAGATGGTCGGCCAGGTTCAGCTGCTCGACCAGACCAAGCTGGTTGCGCATTGGAAGGCCAAGGGCCTCGATTTCTCCAAGCTGTTCGTCAAGCAGAAGGAAGAGAAGGGCCAGAAGATCTATCACTCCGAGCGCCAGAACCATCATCTGGAGGCGGTGCTCGACCGCTCGCTGATCGAGCAGGCAACGCCTGCGCTCGACCGCGGCGCGCCGGTGAAGATCGAGGCCGCGATCAACAGCACCAACCGCTCCGCCGGCGCGATGCTGTCCGGCGCGGTCGCCAAGATCTACGGCCATGCCGGCCTGCCGCACGACACCATCCATGTCAGCCTCAAGGGCACCGCCGGCCAGGCCTTCGGTGCCTGGCTCGCCCACGGCGTCACCTTCGAGCTCGAAGGTGAAGGCAACGACTATGTCGGCAAGGGCCTCTCGGGCGGCAAGATCATCGTCAAGCCGCCGAGGAACTCGGCCATCGTGCCGGAAGAGAGCATCATCGTCGGCAACACCGTGATGTACGGCGCGATCGAGGGCGAGTGCTACTTCCGCGGCATCGCCGGCGAGCGTTTTGCCGTGCGCAACTCGGGCGCGGTCGCCGTGGTCGAGGGCGCGGGCGATCATTGCTGCGAATACATGACCGGCGGCATCGTCGTCGTGCTCGGCAAGACCGGGCGCAACTTCGCGGCCGGCATGTCCGGCGGCATCGCCTACGTGCTCGACGAGGCCGGCGACTTCGACAAGCTGTGCAACCTCAGCATGGTCGAGCTCGAGCCGGTGCTGTCGGAGGAGCTGATCAACGCCGGCACCTACAACCATGCCGGCGACCTCGAGGCGCATGGCCGGGTCGACGTGTTCAAGAACCTGCTCGCCTCCGACGTCGAGCGGCTGCACGTCTTGATCTCGCGCCACGCCAAGGCAACCGGCTCCAAGCGCGCCGCCGAGATCCTCGCCAATTGGAAGGATTGGCTGCCCAAATTCCGCAAGGTGATGCCGGTCGAGTACCGGCGCGCGCTGCGCGAAATGGCGGCCAACGCGGACGCCGAGCCGAAAATCGCGATCGGGGCGTAG
- a CDS encoding alpha/beta fold hydrolase yields MSLWRSLFVAASLLAAPLSLAHAQTPQTVKAKNVVLVHGAWADGSSWSEVIPILQAAGLHVTAVQNPLSSLADSVEATKRALAEQDGPTVLVAHSWGGTVISQVGTDPKVTGLVYVAARAPDANEDFVALSKQFPAGPARAGIVERDGYTKLSEEAFLKYFANGVKPEQAKELYAVQWPTAASIFAGRTSEAAWRSKPSWYAVSKNDYTINPDLERFLAKRINATTIELNAGHLSLVSHPKEVANLILDAAGYPRS; encoded by the coding sequence ATGTCACTCTGGCGCAGCCTTTTCGTCGCCGCGAGCCTTTTGGCGGCTCCCCTCAGCCTTGCTCATGCGCAGACCCCGCAGACGGTGAAGGCGAAGAACGTCGTGCTGGTGCACGGTGCCTGGGCCGACGGCTCGAGCTGGTCGGAGGTGATCCCGATCCTGCAGGCTGCAGGCCTGCATGTGACGGCCGTGCAGAATCCGCTGTCCTCGCTCGCGGACTCCGTCGAAGCGACCAAGCGGGCGCTGGCCGAGCAGGACGGGCCGACCGTGCTGGTCGCGCATTCCTGGGGCGGCACCGTGATCAGCCAAGTCGGCACGGACCCGAAGGTCACCGGCCTCGTTTACGTCGCCGCACGCGCGCCTGATGCGAACGAGGATTTCGTCGCGCTGTCGAAGCAGTTTCCGGCCGGGCCGGCGCGCGCCGGCATCGTCGAGCGCGACGGCTACACCAAGCTCTCGGAAGAGGCCTTCCTGAAGTACTTCGCCAACGGCGTGAAGCCGGAGCAGGCCAAGGAGCTCTACGCCGTGCAATGGCCGACCGCGGCCTCGATCTTCGCCGGCCGCACCTCGGAGGCGGCCTGGCGCTCCAAGCCGAGCTGGTACGCGGTGTCGAAGAACGACTACACCATCAACCCCGATCTCGAGCGCTTCCTCGCCAAGCGCATCAACGCCACCACGATCGAGCTCAATGCCGGCCACCTCTCGCTGGTGTCGCACCCGAAGGAGGTGGCGAATCTGATCCTGGATGCGGCGGGGTATCCGCGGAGCTGA
- a CDS encoding Hsp20 family protein: MRSYDLTPFYRSTVGFDRLFNLLDQASSDGSPGYPPYNIERTGENAYRITVAVSGFAKDELSIVAKENTLTIKGEKVANENSKSEVLYRGIAARAFERAFQLADFVQVKDASLENGLLHVDLVREIPEAKKPRQIAINAGAKAQVIENSAAQAA, encoded by the coding sequence ATGCGTAGCTACGATCTCACTCCGTTCTATCGTTCCACCGTCGGCTTCGACCGCCTCTTCAACCTGCTCGATCAGGCCAGCTCCGACGGCAGCCCCGGTTATCCCCCCTACAACATCGAGCGCACCGGCGAGAATGCCTACCGCATCACCGTTGCGGTCTCGGGCTTTGCCAAGGATGAGCTCTCCATCGTCGCGAAGGAAAACACGCTGACGATCAAGGGCGAGAAGGTCGCGAACGAGAACTCGAAATCCGAAGTGCTCTACCGCGGCATCGCCGCGCGTGCCTTCGAGCGCGCCTTCCAGCTTGCCGACTTCGTGCAGGTGAAGGACGCCTCGCTCGAGAACGGGCTGCTTCACGTCGACCTCGTCCGCGAGATTCCCGAGGCCAAGAAGCCGCGCCAGATCGCGATCAACGCCGGCGCAAAGGCGCAGGTGATCGAGAACTCGGCCGCGCAGGCCGCCTAA
- a CDS encoding alpha/beta fold hydrolase, producing MTLVSIPANPVPENVVSGTIKTPDGVELRFARWAPPANRKGTVCVFTGRSEQIEKYFETVRDLRDRGFAVAMIDWRGQGHSSRRLRDPRKGYVRDFADFEIDVETFVQQVVLPDCPPPFFALAHSMGGTVLLRVAHAGKRWFDRMVLSAPMIDLPGRTTSLPVRALLKTMRLLGQGGRYVPGGSDRLTGLEPFINNPLTSDPVRYARNAAILEEDPTLGLASPTVAWADTAFRAMHTFKRVNYPSQIRQPILMLAASNDAVVSTAAIEEFAYHLRAGSHLVIAGAKHEILQEQDRYRAQFWAAFDAFVPGTPLFK from the coding sequence ATGACGCTGGTCTCGATTCCCGCCAATCCCGTCCCCGAAAACGTCGTCAGCGGCACCATCAAGACCCCTGATGGCGTCGAGCTGCGCTTTGCGCGCTGGGCGCCGCCGGCGAACCGCAAGGGTACGGTCTGCGTCTTCACCGGGCGCAGCGAGCAGATCGAGAAATATTTCGAGACCGTGCGCGACCTGCGCGACCGCGGCTTTGCGGTGGCGATGATCGACTGGCGCGGTCAGGGCCACTCGTCGCGCCGCCTGCGCGATCCGCGCAAGGGTTATGTGCGCGACTTCGCCGATTTCGAGATCGACGTCGAGACCTTCGTGCAGCAGGTGGTGCTGCCGGATTGCCCGCCGCCGTTCTTCGCGCTCGCCCACTCCATGGGCGGCACTGTGCTGCTGCGGGTGGCACATGCCGGCAAGCGCTGGTTCGACCGCATGGTGCTGTCCGCGCCGATGATCGACCTGCCCGGGCGCACCACCTCGCTGCCGGTGCGTGCGCTGCTCAAGACGATGCGCCTGCTCGGGCAGGGCGGCCGCTACGTTCCCGGCGGCAGCGACCGCCTCACCGGGCTCGAACCCTTCATCAACAACCCCTTGACCAGCGATCCCGTCCGCTATGCGCGCAATGCCGCGATCCTGGAGGAAGACCCGACGCTCGGACTGGCCTCGCCGACCGTCGCCTGGGCCGATACCGCCTTCCGGGCCATGCACACCTTCAAGCGCGTGAACTACCCCTCGCAGATCCGCCAGCCGATCCTGATGCTGGCGGCCTCCAACGACGCCGTGGTCTCGACCGCGGCGATCGAGGAATTCGCCTATCACTTGCGCGCCGGCTCCCATCTCGTGATCGCCGGCGCCAAGCACGAGATCCTCCAGGAGCAGGACCGCTACCGCGCCCAGTTCTGGGCCGCCTTCGACGCCTTCGTGCCGGGCACGCCGCTGTTCAAGTGA